A single genomic interval of uncultured Desulfobulbus sp. harbors:
- a CDS encoding amino acid ABC transporter ATP-binding protein: MNAADPIIHLEKINKFFGSYHALTDVSLDIRQGEKVVVLGPSGSGKSTLLRTINRLESIDSGTIVIDGHDLYGENEDINRIRMEVGMVFQSFNLFKHKSVLENLTLAPIKLKKMARSQAEALAMDLLEKVGMADRAGHYPIQLSGGQQQRVAIARALAMEPKIMLFDEPTSALDPEMINEVLEVMVTLAREGMTMVVVTHEMGFAREVADKVVFMDAGAIVEVAKPDTFFTSPQNPRSQLFLKQILAPATR, from the coding sequence ATGAACGCCGCTGATCCCATTATCCATCTCGAAAAGATCAATAAATTCTTCGGCAGCTACCATGCCCTGACCGATGTCAGCCTCGATATCCGCCAGGGGGAAAAGGTGGTGGTGCTCGGGCCCTCGGGCTCGGGAAAATCCACCCTGCTGCGCACCATCAACCGGTTGGAGTCCATCGATTCCGGCACCATCGTCATCGACGGTCATGACCTCTATGGCGAAAACGAGGACATCAACCGGATTCGCATGGAGGTGGGCATGGTGTTCCAGAGCTTCAACCTCTTCAAGCATAAATCCGTGCTCGAAAACCTGACCCTGGCACCGATCAAGCTTAAGAAGATGGCGCGCTCCCAGGCCGAAGCCCTGGCCATGGATTTGTTGGAAAAGGTCGGTATGGCGGACCGGGCCGGACATTATCCGATCCAACTCTCCGGCGGCCAGCAGCAGCGGGTTGCCATTGCCCGCGCCCTGGCCATGGAACCCAAGATCATGCTCTTTGACGAGCCGACCTCGGCCCTCGATCCGGAGATGATCAACGAGGTGCTGGAGGTCATGGTGACCCTTGCCCGGGAAGGGATGACCATGGTGGTGGTGACCCATGAGATGGGGTTTGCCCGCGAGGTGGCCGACAAGGTGGTCTTCATGGATGCGGGCGCCATTGTCGAGGTGGCCAAGCCGGATACCTTCTTCACCAGCCCGCAGAATCCGCGCAGCCAGCTTTTTCTCAAACAGATCCTCGCCCCGGCAACCCGATGA
- a CDS encoding amino acid ABC transporter permease, with product MPEPETTKIEVGDGAAIPRPEDKGLVNAWWIALFAAIALIVLLPVLKPDPYLDILRFVPDGILITFEVTVFSIVLAIFIGLMTGLGRLSRNRFINLIASLYVEVVRGIPLLVQLFYIYFALGRFVRVPDIVAAVIAMAFCYGAYMGEVFRAGIKSIDHGQTEAALSLGFNQRQTMAFVILPQAWRTILPPVGNEFIALLKDTSLVSILAVADILRRGREYASESFNYFETYTMIALIYLLITLILSKLISIMEHRLSHYERR from the coding sequence ATGCCTGAACCTGAAACCACAAAAATCGAAGTCGGCGACGGTGCCGCCATCCCCCGTCCTGAGGACAAGGGGCTGGTCAACGCCTGGTGGATCGCCCTGTTCGCGGCCATCGCCCTGATTGTCCTGTTGCCAGTGCTCAAGCCCGACCCCTATCTCGATATTCTTCGCTTTGTCCCCGACGGCATTCTCATCACCTTTGAAGTGACGGTTTTCTCCATCGTCCTCGCTATTTTCATCGGTCTGATGACCGGTCTCGGACGGCTCTCGCGCAACCGCTTCATCAATCTGATCGCCTCGCTCTATGTCGAGGTGGTTCGCGGTATTCCACTGTTGGTGCAGCTGTTCTACATCTACTTTGCCCTGGGGCGTTTTGTGCGCGTTCCAGACATCGTTGCAGCGGTCATTGCCATGGCCTTTTGCTATGGCGCCTACATGGGTGAGGTCTTCCGTGCCGGCATCAAGTCGATCGATCACGGGCAAACCGAGGCTGCCCTCTCCCTGGGGTTCAATCAGCGGCAGACCATGGCCTTTGTCATCCTACCCCAGGCCTGGCGAACCATTCTGCCGCCGGTGGGCAACGAATTCATCGCCCTGTTGAAGGACACTTCCCTGGTGTCGATTCTTGCGGTGGCCGATATTCTGCGGCGCGGGCGCGAGTACGCCTCGGAGAGTTTCAACTACTTCGAGACCTACACCATGATCGCCCTGATCTATTTGCTCATAACCCTCATCTTGTCCAAGCTCATCAGCATCATGGAGCACAGGTTAAGCCATTATGAACGCCGCTGA
- a CDS encoding basic amino acid ABC transporter substrate-binding protein codes for MFNKIVSALLLVAALCSPVAAETTIVFATDATWPPMEFVNDQKQVVGYSIDFMTAAAKEAGFKAVFKNTAWDGIFAGLAANKYDAVCSSVTITDERKKAMAFSEPYFTVRQALIVNKNSTAKSLEDLKGQKVGGQIGTTGYFAIKAVKGVEPKSYDEVGLAMEDLNVGRIAAVVCDDPVAANYALDKYKENLKIAAIIESGEAENYGIAVHKGNSKVLELLNKGIAAVKAKGLDKEFKKKWIGQ; via the coding sequence ATGTTTAACAAAATAGTGAGTGCCCTGCTGTTGGTTGCTGCCCTGTGCAGCCCGGTTGCCGCCGAAACCACCATCGTTTTTGCCACCGATGCCACCTGGCCGCCGATGGAGTTCGTCAATGATCAGAAGCAGGTGGTTGGCTATTCCATCGATTTCATGACCGCGGCCGCCAAGGAGGCCGGGTTCAAGGCCGTGTTCAAGAATACCGCCTGGGACGGGATCTTTGCCGGCTTGGCCGCCAACAAGTACGATGCGGTCTGCAGTTCGGTGACCATCACCGACGAGCGCAAAAAAGCGATGGCCTTCAGCGAGCCCTACTTCACCGTTCGCCAGGCCCTGATCGTCAACAAGAATTCAACCGCCAAGAGCCTGGAAGACCTCAAAGGACAGAAGGTCGGCGGCCAGATCGGGACCACCGGCTACTTTGCCATCAAGGCTGTGAAAGGCGTTGAGCCCAAGTCCTACGATGAGGTCGGCCTGGCCATGGAAGACCTCAATGTCGGCCGCATCGCCGCGGTTGTCTGCGATGATCCGGTGGCCGCCAACTACGCCCTGGACAAGTACAAGGAGAACCTGAAGATCGCCGCTATCATCGAGTCCGGTGAGGCCGAAAACTACGGCATAGCCGTCCATAAGGGCAACAGCAAGGTCCTCGAGTTGCTCAACAAGGGGATCGCCGCAGTCAAGGCCAAGGGCCTGGACAAGGAATTCAAGAAAAAATGGATCGGCCAATAA
- the pal gene encoding peptidoglycan-associated lipoprotein Pal, protein MFQRTRFIVAALFSCSLLFLGGCGPKQVAPYAGGANPGADETSNQRMGNITEEMSPAVEGLDSTGQGGSGSLANGADQQSDAYKREHGRCSPEFKPIYFDYDQSLIKGDQIPTMEFNGSYLRNNPSSRVLIEGNTDDRGTNEYNLALGERRANSAKKYLMQFGIEEGRIRAVSYGEERPLFTGTSEDDYAHNRRDDFILE, encoded by the coding sequence ATGTTCCAGCGTACCCGTTTCATCGTTGCGGCTCTGTTCTCCTGTTCTTTACTGTTTCTTGGGGGATGCGGTCCAAAGCAGGTTGCTCCCTATGCCGGTGGCGCCAATCCGGGTGCCGATGAGACCAGCAATCAGCGCATGGGCAATATCACCGAAGAAATGTCTCCGGCCGTCGAAGGTCTTGATTCGACCGGTCAGGGGGGAAGCGGCAGCCTGGCCAACGGCGCCGATCAGCAAAGCGACGCCTACAAGCGGGAGCACGGACGTTGCTCACCTGAGTTCAAGCCGATTTATTTCGATTACGATCAGTCCCTGATCAAGGGAGATCAAATCCCAACCATGGAGTTCAACGGCAGCTATCTGCGCAACAATCCCTCTTCCCGGGTGCTGATTGAAGGCAATACCGATGACCGCGGCACAAACGAGTACAACCTGGCCCTGGGCGAACGACGCGCAAACAGTGCCAAAAAATATCTGATGCAATTCGGCATCGAAGAGGGCCGGATTCGCGCAGTGAGTTACGGCGAGGAACGTCCGCTGTTCACCGGAACCAGCGAAGACGATTACGCCCACAACCGCCGCGACGACTTTATTCTCGAATAA
- a CDS encoding transcriptional repressor codes for METKLRMTHQREIILEELRRYTTHPTADELYERIKKKLPRISLATVYRNLEILSEAGLIKKLEISGRQKRFDWDPQDHDHVYCTQCHRIDNIPAATNSFLSVDPGQQKGYRITGCRIEFYGLCPNCQQPQKLQKSKGDTDMACNSSAKGLSENQRQVLEVLAKSGQACGSKDIATATGLESKQVSCQITALKNKGFVNSPVRCKYEITEAGKNQLAC; via the coding sequence ATGGAAACAAAATTACGTATGACCCATCAGCGCGAGATTATTCTCGAGGAGTTGCGCCGGTACACGACCCATCCGACAGCGGATGAACTCTACGAACGGATCAAAAAAAAACTGCCTCGTATCAGTCTGGCCACGGTGTACCGCAACCTCGAAATTCTCTCCGAAGCCGGGCTCATCAAAAAACTTGAGATCAGCGGTCGCCAGAAACGGTTCGACTGGGACCCCCAGGACCATGACCACGTCTACTGCACCCAGTGTCACCGCATCGACAACATCCCGGCCGCCACCAATTCCTTCCTGTCGGTGGATCCCGGACAGCAGAAAGGATACCGCATCACCGGATGCAGGATAGAATTTTACGGTCTTTGCCCGAACTGCCAGCAACCGCAAAAGTTACAAAAATCCAAAGGAGATACAGATATGGCCTGCAACTCTTCAGCCAAAGGGCTCAGTGAAAACCAGCGACAAGTACTCGAGGTCCTTGCCAAGAGCGGCCAAGCCTGCGGCAGCAAGGATATCGCCACCGCAACCGGTCTGGAATCAAAACAGGTCAGTTGCCAGATCACCGCCCTGAAAAACAAAGGTTTTGTCAACAGCCCGGTCCGCTGCAAGTATGAAATTACCGAGGCAGGCAAGAACCAGCTTGCCTGCTGA
- a CDS encoding peroxiredoxin — MSFIVTQQAPDFTATAVMPDNSMKPDFKLSDLRGKYVILFFYPLDFTFVCPSEIIAFDRALSKFKAKNCEIVGVSIDSQFSHWAWKNTPIKQGGIGNIQFPLVADLDKNISRQYGVLLEAGIALRGTFLIDRDGVVRHAVINDLPLGRNIDEALRMVDALQFHEQHGDVCPANWQEGKEAMTPTAEGVADYLAKHND, encoded by the coding sequence GTGAGCTTTATCGTCACCCAACAGGCCCCGGATTTTACCGCCACCGCGGTTATGCCAGACAACTCCATGAAACCGGATTTCAAACTTTCCGACTTACGGGGCAAATACGTTATCCTGTTCTTCTACCCGCTGGATTTCACCTTCGTCTGTCCATCGGAAATTATTGCCTTCGACCGCGCCCTGTCCAAATTCAAGGCAAAAAACTGCGAGATTGTCGGGGTATCCATCGACTCCCAATTTTCCCACTGGGCCTGGAAGAATACCCCGATCAAGCAGGGCGGTATCGGCAACATTCAGTTTCCGCTGGTCGCCGACCTCGATAAAAACATTTCCCGCCAGTACGGGGTCCTTCTCGAGGCCGGTATAGCCCTGCGCGGAACCTTCCTCATCGACCGCGATGGCGTGGTACGTCACGCGGTTATAAACGATCTCCCCCTGGGACGGAACATCGATGAGGCGCTGCGCATGGTCGATGCCCTCCAGTTCCACGAGCAGCACGGCGATGTCTGCCCCGCCAACTGGCAGGAAGGCAAGGAGGCGATGACGCCGACTGCCGAGGGCGTTGCCGACTACCTTGCAAAACATAACGATTAA
- a CDS encoding desulfoferrodoxin codes for MTKMNEVYKCALCGNIVEVLHAGAGELVCCGQPMGLMSENTVDAAKEKHVPVITKVAEGYKVSVGSVPHPMEEKHWIEFIELIADGKVYRQTLKPGEAPEATFCIQAENVSAREYCNLHGLWKA; via the coding sequence ATGACCAAGATGAATGAAGTGTACAAATGCGCACTCTGTGGAAACATTGTCGAAGTTCTGCATGCCGGCGCCGGCGAGTTGGTCTGTTGCGGCCAGCCCATGGGGCTGATGAGCGAAAACACCGTTGATGCGGCCAAGGAAAAACATGTGCCGGTTATCACCAAGGTCGCCGAGGGGTACAAGGTGAGTGTCGGTTCCGTGCCTCACCCCATGGAAGAGAAACACTGGATTGAATTTATCGAACTGATTGCCGACGGTAAGGTCTATCGCCAAACCCTCAAACCTGGCGAGGCCCCCGAGGCAACCTTCTGCATTCAGGCGGAGAATGTCTCCGCCCGTGAGTACTGCAACCTGCACGGGTTGTGGAAAGCCTGA
- a CDS encoding rubredoxin, which yields MKKYVCVVCDYEYDPAAGDPDNGVAAGTAFEDIPEDWVCPVCGAGKDQFEEA from the coding sequence ATGAAAAAATATGTCTGTGTAGTCTGTGACTATGAGTATGATCCCGCCGCCGGTGACCCCGACAACGGTGTAGCCGCCGGTACCGCTTTTGAGGATATCCCCGAAGACTGGGTTTGTCCGGTTTGCGGTGCGGGTAAGGATCAGTTCGAAGAAGCCTGA
- a CDS encoding DsrE family protein → MQKIVFFAFRDNPLCFVHVLLNALDLAEKGQEGKIVLEGEAVTLVSVMADPSHFLHSLYTKAKEKGLILGACKACSAKLKATEAVTRENIPLIGEMAGHPAMSDFIAQGYTVITF, encoded by the coding sequence ATGCAAAAAATCGTCTTTTTCGCGTTTCGTGATAATCCCCTCTGTTTTGTCCATGTTTTGCTCAATGCCCTTGATTTGGCTGAAAAAGGACAGGAAGGCAAAATAGTTTTGGAAGGCGAGGCGGTCACCCTGGTCTCGGTTATGGCGGATCCGAGTCACTTCCTCCATTCGCTCTACACCAAGGCCAAGGAGAAAGGACTGATTCTCGGTGCCTGCAAAGCCTGTTCCGCCAAACTGAAGGCGACTGAGGCGGTCACCCGGGAAAACATCCCCCTGATCGGCGAGATGGCCGGCCATCCGGCAATGTCCGATTTCATTGCCCAGGGGTATACAGTTATCACCTTCTAA